One region of Baekduia soli genomic DNA includes:
- a CDS encoding diguanylate cyclase has product MHTSVRLSRGLPSITRSCLAVALAVAVADALAGRATLAIAGVDGLAPVWPPAAIALTALLWRGLRLWPAVLAGVVAAELLAGAGVLAGLGWGLADTAQAVLTVTLLGRLGADARCPRQRDAVLLLVCTAAAATVTAPLGSGILAATGHGAAGWPRSAVVWGLGDVLGVVLLTPALLGLVRPGRGPRAQAAAAERTVAALALAALLAYAATDAGPSLWVPVPVMMWIALRQGITGAGLAGLGSALAVCWAAAHGIGRYDGSVQDVAHAQLVIGMIAVLMAMVAAATAERLAIAADLTAIAAEDGALRRVATTVAAGVAPGEALEAVACEMARLLDVHTGVVVRFEGGRDARVLALWSQTEAPQPGVGELVTIVPDSAVDRARLGEIGRFDERDAETLTLPPFRLRIAAPILADGRPWGALIACSVDSTDLPAEIGQRLARFAELAGLAVQLAAERDRLVEQASSDPLTGLLNHRAFHERLVQECARARRAGRPLSLAIFDLDRFKQVNDTLGHLAGDAVLAEAARRMADATRDGEIVARIGGDELALLMPDTASREAHAAGERVRRAIGAEAFEGAGTLTVSAGVCDLEEAADADELLRLADGALYWAKAHGRDACIRYSPEVVEELSATERAERLEHARALAALGALAKAIDAKDPATIRHSERVAALAAELAAESGWAPAAVRRLYDAALVHDVGKIGVPDAVLSKQGRLTDGEYDVIKRHADLGARIVAGVLDPDQVAWVRGHHERHDGGGYPDGLAGEDITEGARLLALADAWDAMTGARIYSAPMPVPEAMEEVRRGDARQFHPAAVAALERVHARGGLGVAEAADEPVGVAA; this is encoded by the coding sequence ATGCACACGAGCGTGCGCCTGTCGCGCGGCCTTCCCTCCATCACCCGCTCCTGCCTCGCCGTCGCCCTCGCGGTGGCGGTCGCCGACGCCCTCGCCGGGCGGGCGACGTTGGCGATCGCCGGCGTCGACGGGCTCGCCCCCGTCTGGCCGCCGGCCGCCATCGCGCTGACGGCGCTGCTGTGGCGCGGGCTCCGGCTGTGGCCCGCGGTCCTGGCCGGCGTGGTGGCCGCCGAGCTGCTCGCGGGCGCCGGCGTGCTCGCGGGCCTGGGCTGGGGCCTGGCCGACACCGCGCAGGCCGTGCTGACCGTCACGCTGCTGGGCCGGCTGGGCGCCGACGCGCGCTGCCCGCGCCAGCGCGACGCCGTCCTGCTGCTCGTCTGCACCGCCGCCGCGGCGACCGTGACCGCCCCGCTGGGCTCCGGGATCCTCGCCGCCACCGGCCACGGCGCCGCCGGCTGGCCACGCTCGGCGGTCGTCTGGGGGCTGGGCGACGTGCTCGGCGTGGTCCTGCTGACCCCCGCGCTGCTGGGCCTGGTCCGTCCGGGCCGCGGCCCGCGCGCCCAGGCCGCTGCGGCCGAGCGCACCGTCGCGGCCCTCGCGCTCGCCGCCCTCCTGGCCTACGCGGCCACCGACGCCGGGCCCTCGCTGTGGGTGCCCGTGCCCGTGATGATGTGGATCGCCCTGCGCCAGGGCATCACCGGCGCGGGGCTCGCCGGGCTGGGCAGCGCCCTGGCCGTCTGCTGGGCGGCCGCCCACGGCATCGGCCGCTACGACGGCAGCGTGCAGGACGTCGCACACGCCCAGCTCGTCATCGGCATGATCGCCGTGCTCATGGCCATGGTGGCCGCCGCGACCGCCGAGCGCCTGGCGATCGCCGCCGACCTGACCGCGATCGCCGCCGAGGACGGCGCGCTGCGCCGCGTGGCGACGACCGTCGCGGCGGGCGTCGCGCCGGGTGAGGCGCTCGAGGCCGTAGCCTGCGAGATGGCGCGGCTGCTCGACGTCCACACGGGCGTCGTCGTGCGCTTCGAGGGCGGCCGCGACGCGCGCGTGCTCGCGCTGTGGTCGCAGACGGAGGCCCCGCAGCCCGGCGTGGGCGAGCTCGTCACCATCGTCCCCGACAGCGCGGTCGACCGCGCCCGCCTCGGCGAGATCGGCCGCTTCGACGAGCGCGACGCCGAGACCCTCACGCTCCCGCCCTTCCGCCTGCGCATCGCCGCGCCGATCCTCGCCGACGGCCGCCCCTGGGGCGCGCTCATCGCCTGCTCGGTGGACTCCACCGACCTGCCCGCCGAGATCGGCCAGCGGCTGGCCCGCTTCGCCGAGCTGGCCGGACTGGCCGTGCAGCTGGCCGCCGAGCGCGACCGCCTCGTCGAGCAGGCCAGCAGCGACCCGCTGACGGGCCTGCTCAACCACCGCGCCTTCCACGAGCGCCTCGTCCAGGAGTGCGCGCGGGCGCGGCGGGCCGGCCGGCCGCTGTCGCTGGCGATCTTCGACCTCGACCGCTTCAAGCAGGTCAACGACACCCTCGGCCACCTCGCGGGCGACGCCGTGCTGGCCGAGGCCGCGCGGCGGATGGCCGACGCGACGCGCGACGGCGAGATCGTCGCGCGCATCGGCGGCGACGAGCTGGCGCTGCTCATGCCCGACACGGCCAGCCGCGAGGCGCACGCCGCGGGCGAGCGCGTGCGCCGGGCGATCGGCGCCGAGGCGTTCGAGGGCGCCGGCACGCTGACGGTCTCGGCCGGCGTGTGCGACCTCGAGGAGGCCGCCGACGCCGACGAGCTGCTGCGGCTGGCCGACGGCGCCCTGTACTGGGCCAAGGCCCACGGCCGCGACGCGTGCATCCGCTACTCGCCCGAGGTCGTGGAGGAGCTCTCGGCCACCGAGCGCGCCGAGCGCCTCGAGCACGCCCGGGCCCTCGCCGCCCTCGGCGCGCTGGCCAAGGCCATCGACGCCAAGGACCCGGCGACGATCCGCCACTCCGAGCGCGTCGCCGCGCTCGCCGCCGAGCTGGCGGCGGAGTCGGGATGGGCCCCCGCCGCGGTGCGCCGCCTCTACGACGCCGCGCTCGTGCACGACGTCGGCAAGATCGGCGTGCCCGACGCGGTCCTCAGCAAGCAGGGGCGCCTGACCGACGGCGAGTACGACGTCATCAAGCGCCACGCCGACCTGGGCGCACGCATCGTCGCGGGCGTCCTGGACCCCGACCAGGTCGCGTGGGTGCGGGGCCACCACGAGCGCCACGACGGCGGGGGCTACCCCGACGGCCTCGCGGGCGAGGACATCACGGAGGGCGCCCGGCTGCTGGCGCTCGCCGACGCGTGGGACGCGATGACCGGCGCACGCATCTACAGCGCGCCGATGCCCGTGCCCGAGGCCATGGAGGAGGTGCGCCGCGGCGACGCCCGCCAGTTCCATCCCGCCGCGGTCGCCGCGCTGGAGCGCGTGCACGCGCGCGGCGGCCTGGGCGTCGCCGAGGCCGCCGACGAGCCCGTCGGCGTCGCGGCCTGA
- a CDS encoding DMT family protein, translated as MTAAVGLGLLLALCCAVIALLGFFFKLRGAAEAPAIEWRHPVRSTRELFRHRWWTLGVVVAMGAWVFHVGALALAPISIVQSVIAGGLVLLTPMADRVFGLHVRRRDWIGVAVAALGLALLAATIGDGAKSSHGDYHTGTLALYVAGLTVAALLCCLVVTGDRGPRPGPVLALAAGLLWGASDVVIKAKSGELGHEGPLVVISPEAAAIFVLSVVGLVVSARSLQIGPPVSVIALTTLAANVVTIAAGSAVFGEPLPDGTAALVLRLVAFAAVLTGAALTPGPAPPEVLEPPPAAAVAPARA; from the coding sequence GTGACCGCCGCCGTCGGCCTCGGGCTGCTCCTCGCGCTGTGCTGCGCCGTGATCGCGCTGCTGGGGTTCTTCTTCAAGCTGCGCGGCGCGGCCGAGGCGCCCGCGATCGAGTGGCGCCATCCCGTCCGCTCGACGCGCGAGCTGTTCCGCCACCGCTGGTGGACGCTCGGCGTGGTGGTGGCCATGGGCGCCTGGGTGTTCCACGTCGGAGCGCTGGCGCTCGCGCCGATCAGCATCGTGCAGTCGGTCATCGCGGGCGGCCTGGTGCTCCTCACCCCGATGGCCGACCGCGTCTTCGGGCTGCACGTCCGCCGCCGCGACTGGATCGGCGTCGCGGTCGCGGCGCTGGGCCTGGCGCTGCTGGCCGCGACGATCGGCGACGGCGCCAAGAGCAGCCACGGCGACTACCACACGGGGACGCTCGCGCTTTACGTGGCCGGGCTCACGGTCGCGGCGCTGCTGTGCTGCCTGGTCGTGACCGGCGACCGCGGCCCGCGGCCCGGCCCGGTCCTCGCGCTGGCCGCCGGTCTGCTGTGGGGCGCCAGCGACGTGGTCATCAAGGCCAAGTCCGGAGAGCTGGGCCACGAGGGCCCGCTCGTGGTCATCAGCCCGGAGGCCGCCGCGATCTTCGTGCTGTCGGTCGTCGGGCTGGTGGTCAGCGCGCGCTCGCTGCAGATCGGCCCGCCGGTCTCGGTCATCGCGCTCACGACGCTGGCGGCCAACGTGGTGACGATCGCCGCGGGGTCGGCGGTCTTCGGCGAGCCGCTGCCCGACGGCACGGCGGCGCTGGTCCTGCGCCTCGTCGCGTTCGCCGCGGTGCTCACCGGCGCCGCGCTGACGCCCGGTCCCGCGCCGCCCGAGGTGCTCGAGCCGCCGCCCGCGGCCGCCGTGGCGCCCGCGCGCGCCTGA
- a CDS encoding ATP-binding protein, with translation MGDPDHAELHTTVVLAAALAGGAAAPSAGRLAAVVHAASGTVDAGQDGDALHAGFADAAAAAACAIQLHQRIEAENRVAVAPSVLRIAIAGDAVAAGRLCLLAGAGQILVDVGVWEGLRGAGLDLGEPRRLGGPEAAAEIRWEPLPAPAIPLPARLEVARPDRFVGRRAELDRLEPLMLRAAHAGRHVVLLGGEPGIGKSRLARELAVAAHARGATVLQGRCDEDLRMPYQPFVEALAHLVAHGTDELLERHVQDHGGELGRLVGALEQRLPDAPAPRSADRDTERYLLFGAVTGLLDAEQAQRPVLLLLDDIQWADVPTLLLVRHLVTSDLRRRLTIVGTFRSTELDDEQPLAKLLADLHREPDVTRLELAGLAADEVAELAGAATGEVLDRAALDAVQTLQRRTSGNAFFVTEILRQHETGPRTSTADLLAGPVPGSVRDVLDRRLQRLGDTVREPLAAAAVIGQEFDLDLVTRMLPEQGFDAVAAAVDAAGDAALVVPPRRPGDRYAFAHGLIVTTLYEGLGPARRAHMHWRAATALEELAEGGVGPARHAELARHWLNAEPADLRRALRYTVAAGEHAVRQLAPDDGVRWYRQGLELHGQLDGGDDATRCELLVGLGDAERQSGDPSFRTTLLEAAALARRLGDGPRLVAAVLANSRGFVSASGVVDDERLDALEDALVAVGPDDGAERAVLLATLAAELAFSPADRDRRITLSDEALALARRLDDPAALSRVLSLRFVTLWMPETLGERLANNDENVGAARRTGDPVTEFHAVHWRAAAFVEAARLNDAWRDVEHEAELAERLGQPTMRWLATYDRGNLEIIAGRLAEAEQHAHEALQIATMSAQPDALSFFTSQLTNIRYEQGRLAELQPLIAQVVSDNPGIPAFRAVLALACCEGDLDDEARRLLSHETGSGFAELPPDVTWLPGLAIYAEVAAHLQHRAAAEVLYGLLEPWAGQVVYSGISAWGCVDHHLGAVAAVLGRLTEAEAHLRAAAELNLALRAPIWTARTELATARLLLQRDGAGDRERGRALLERAAAAAQRLGSATLARRAAGLLGYEKALGALPIPVLSDPGPAPGAAAPGAATPAAGAAAASAVAGAREATLRLEGEIWTVTGVDTLVRLKDRKGLQYLATLLERPDVEVHAIDLVSGPVHAAGRGADAGTAGGELSVGDGGDAGELLDSEAKSAYRRRISEAREELEEAERFHDVERAARVREELEFIAAELARAVGLGGRDRRASNAAERARVNVTRAIRGAVKAIAEHDARLGHHLERSVRTGVFCAYQPGPPGPDAWRISVRR, from the coding sequence ATGGGGGACCCAGACCACGCAGAGCTGCACACGACGGTCGTGCTCGCCGCCGCCCTCGCGGGCGGGGCCGCAGCGCCCTCCGCCGGCCGCCTGGCCGCGGTCGTGCACGCGGCCTCCGGGACCGTCGACGCCGGGCAGGACGGCGACGCGCTGCATGCGGGCTTCGCCGACGCGGCCGCGGCGGCGGCCTGCGCGATCCAGCTGCACCAGCGCATCGAGGCCGAGAACCGCGTCGCGGTCGCGCCGAGCGTGCTGCGGATCGCCATCGCCGGCGACGCGGTCGCCGCCGGCCGGCTCTGCCTGCTGGCCGGCGCCGGCCAGATCCTCGTCGACGTCGGCGTGTGGGAGGGTCTGCGCGGCGCCGGCCTGGACCTCGGCGAGCCGCGGCGCCTGGGTGGCCCCGAGGCGGCCGCGGAGATCCGCTGGGAGCCGCTGCCCGCGCCGGCGATCCCGCTGCCGGCGCGGCTGGAGGTCGCGCGGCCCGACCGCTTCGTCGGGCGCCGCGCCGAGCTCGACCGCCTCGAGCCGCTCATGCTGCGCGCCGCGCACGCCGGCCGCCACGTCGTCCTGCTCGGCGGGGAGCCGGGCATCGGCAAGTCGCGCCTGGCCCGCGAGCTGGCGGTCGCCGCGCACGCCCGCGGCGCGACCGTGCTGCAGGGGCGCTGCGACGAGGACCTGCGCATGCCCTACCAGCCGTTCGTGGAGGCCCTGGCGCACCTGGTCGCCCACGGGACCGACGAGCTGCTGGAGCGCCACGTGCAGGATCACGGCGGCGAGCTGGGCCGCCTGGTCGGCGCCCTGGAGCAGCGGCTGCCCGACGCGCCCGCGCCCCGCAGCGCCGACCGCGACACGGAGCGCTACCTGCTCTTCGGCGCGGTGACCGGCCTGCTGGACGCCGAGCAGGCCCAGCGCCCGGTGCTGCTGCTGCTCGACGACATCCAGTGGGCCGACGTGCCCACGCTGCTGCTCGTGCGCCACCTCGTCACGTCGGACCTGCGCCGGCGCCTGACGATCGTCGGCACGTTCCGCTCGACCGAGCTCGACGACGAGCAGCCGCTGGCCAAGCTCCTGGCCGACCTGCACCGCGAGCCCGACGTCACCCGGCTCGAGCTGGCCGGCCTGGCGGCCGACGAGGTCGCCGAGCTGGCCGGCGCCGCCACCGGCGAGGTCCTGGACCGCGCCGCGCTGGACGCCGTGCAGACGCTGCAGCGGCGCACGTCGGGCAACGCGTTCTTCGTCACCGAGATCCTGCGCCAGCACGAGACCGGGCCCCGGACGAGCACCGCCGACCTGCTGGCCGGCCCGGTCCCCGGCAGCGTCCGCGACGTCCTGGACCGCCGGCTGCAGCGCCTCGGCGACACGGTGCGCGAGCCGCTGGCCGCCGCGGCGGTGATCGGGCAGGAGTTCGACCTGGACCTGGTCACCCGCATGCTGCCCGAGCAGGGCTTCGACGCGGTCGCCGCGGCCGTCGACGCCGCGGGCGACGCGGCGCTCGTCGTGCCCCCGCGCCGACCGGGCGACCGCTACGCCTTCGCCCACGGGCTCATCGTCACCACGCTCTACGAGGGCCTGGGGCCCGCCCGGCGCGCCCACATGCACTGGCGGGCCGCGACCGCGCTGGAGGAGCTGGCCGAGGGCGGCGTTGGCCCGGCGCGCCACGCCGAGCTCGCGCGCCACTGGCTCAACGCCGAGCCCGCCGACCTGCGGCGGGCGCTGCGCTACACGGTGGCGGCCGGGGAGCACGCGGTCCGTCAGCTCGCGCCGGACGACGGCGTGCGCTGGTACCGCCAGGGCCTGGAGCTGCACGGCCAGCTCGACGGCGGCGACGACGCCACGCGCTGCGAGCTGCTGGTCGGCCTGGGCGACGCCGAGCGCCAGTCGGGCGACCCGAGCTTCCGCACCACGCTGCTGGAGGCCGCCGCGCTGGCCCGGCGCCTCGGCGACGGCCCGCGCCTGGTCGCCGCCGTGCTGGCCAACAGCCGCGGCTTCGTCAGCGCCTCGGGCGTGGTCGACGACGAGCGCCTCGACGCGCTGGAGGACGCGCTCGTGGCCGTCGGGCCCGACGACGGCGCCGAGCGGGCGGTGCTCCTGGCGACGCTGGCGGCCGAGCTGGCCTTCTCGCCCGCCGACCGCGACCGGCGGATCACGCTCAGCGACGAGGCGCTGGCCCTGGCGCGCCGGCTCGACGACCCGGCGGCGCTGAGCCGCGTGCTCAGCCTGCGGTTCGTGACGCTGTGGATGCCCGAGACCCTGGGCGAGCGCCTGGCCAACAACGACGAGAACGTCGGCGCGGCACGGCGCACGGGCGATCCCGTCACCGAGTTCCACGCCGTGCACTGGCGCGCCGCCGCGTTCGTCGAGGCCGCCCGCCTCAACGACGCCTGGCGCGACGTCGAGCACGAGGCCGAGCTGGCCGAGCGCCTCGGCCAGCCGACGATGCGCTGGCTGGCGACCTACGACCGCGGCAACCTGGAGATCATCGCGGGGCGCCTGGCCGAGGCCGAGCAGCACGCGCACGAGGCGCTGCAGATCGCCACGATGAGCGCCCAGCCCGACGCGCTGTCGTTCTTCACGAGCCAGCTCACGAACATCCGCTACGAGCAGGGCCGGCTGGCCGAGCTGCAGCCGCTCATCGCCCAGGTCGTATCCGACAACCCGGGGATCCCGGCGTTCCGGGCGGTGCTCGCGCTGGCCTGCTGTGAGGGCGATCTCGACGACGAGGCGCGGCGGCTGCTCAGCCACGAGACGGGCAGCGGCTTCGCCGAGCTGCCGCCCGACGTGACGTGGCTGCCGGGGCTGGCCATCTACGCCGAGGTCGCGGCCCACCTGCAGCACCGCGCCGCCGCCGAGGTCCTGTACGGGCTGCTCGAGCCCTGGGCCGGGCAGGTCGTCTACAGCGGGATCAGCGCCTGGGGCTGCGTCGACCATCACCTCGGCGCGGTCGCGGCCGTGCTCGGCCGGCTCACCGAGGCCGAGGCCCACCTGCGCGCGGCGGCCGAGCTGAACCTGGCGCTGCGGGCGCCGATCTGGACCGCGCGGACCGAGCTGGCCACCGCCCGCCTGCTGCTGCAGCGCGACGGCGCCGGGGACCGCGAGCGCGGCCGAGCGCTGCTCGAGCGCGCCGCGGCCGCGGCGCAGCGCCTGGGCTCGGCCACGCTGGCGCGGCGCGCGGCCGGCCTGCTCGGCTACGAGAAGGCCCTGGGTGCCCTGCCGATCCCGGTCCTGTCGGATCCCGGGCCGGCCCCGGGGGCCGCCGCGCCGGGGGCCGCGACGCCCGCGGCGGGGGCCGCCGCGGCCTCGGCGGTCGCCGGCGCGCGTGAGGCGACGCTGCGCCTGGAGGGCGAGATCTGGACGGTGACGGGCGTCGACACGCTCGTGCGGCTCAAGGACCGCAAGGGCCTGCAGTACCTCGCCACGCTGCTCGAACGCCCCGACGTGGAGGTCCACGCCATCGATCTGGTCAGCGGGCCGGTCCACGCCGCCGGGCGCGGGGCCGACGCCGGGACCGCGGGCGGGGAGCTGTCGGTCGGCGACGGCGGCGACGCCGGGGAGCTGTTGGACTCCGAGGCCAAGAGCGCCTACCGCCGCCGCATCTCCGAGGCCCGCGAGGAGCTCGAGGAGGCCGAGCGCTTCCACGACGTCGAGCGCGCCGCACGCGTCCGCGAGGAGCTGGAGTTCATCGCGGCGGAGCTGGCCCGGGCCGTCGGGCTGGGCGGCCGCGACCGCCGCGCGAGCAACGCCGCCGAGCGGGCGCGCGTCAACGTGACCCGCGCGATCCGCGGGGCGGTCAAGGCCATCGCCGAGCACGACGCCCGGCTCGGCCACCACCTGGAGCGCTCGGTGCGCACCGGCGTGTTCTGCGCCTACCAGCCCGGGCCGCCCGGCCCGGACGCGTGGCGCATCAGCGTCCGGCGCTGA
- the clpP gene encoding ATP-dependent Clp endopeptidase proteolytic subunit ClpP — translation MPMVPMVIERTARGEREYDIFSRLLNERIIFLGSAVDDQVANLIVAQLLHLESSDPDKDISIYINSPGGSIYAGLAIYDTMQFIKPDVSTICVGIAMSMGSLLLMGGAKGKRFSLPNSRILIHQPSAGFEGQSSDIEIHMNEILKTRAKIDEIYAKHTGQPLERVHEDMERDRFFKPDEAVEYGLIDKVIESH, via the coding sequence ATGCCCATGGTCCCGATGGTGATCGAGCGCACCGCGCGCGGCGAGCGCGAGTACGACATCTTCTCGCGCCTGCTCAACGAGCGGATCATCTTCCTCGGCTCGGCCGTGGACGACCAGGTGGCCAACCTGATCGTCGCCCAGCTGCTGCACCTGGAGTCCTCGGATCCCGACAAGGACATCTCGATCTACATCAACTCGCCGGGCGGATCGATCTACGCCGGGCTGGCGATCTACGACACGATGCAGTTCATCAAGCCCGACGTGTCGACGATCTGCGTCGGCATCGCGATGTCGATGGGCTCGCTGCTGCTCATGGGCGGTGCGAAGGGCAAGCGCTTCTCGCTGCCCAACAGCCGGATCCTGATCCACCAGCCGTCGGCCGGGTTCGAGGGCCAGTCCTCGGACATCGAGATCCACATGAACGAGATCCTCAAGACGCGCGCCAAGATCGACGAGATCTACGCCAAGCACACGGGCCAGCCGCTGGAGCGCGTCCACGAGGACATGGAGCGCGACCGCTTCTTCAAGCCCGACGAGGCCGTCGAGTACGGCCTCATCGACAAGGTCATCGAGTCGCACTAG
- a CDS encoding glycerophosphodiester phosphodiesterase family protein produces MPRVLGLLVAVAVLALPAGAQAASNRWLVPQPLDIAHQGGEDEFPSNTMYAFKRSLKAAADMLELDVGVTSDDQVVVMHDTTLDRTTNGTGTIASHTLAQIRRLDGAYWFSPSTANAYRHDRRAAAYRWRGVATGKRRPPKGYNASDFRVPTLREVLRAFPRTPINIEIKGRTKDEALAEYLQNAGVLGRLLKGNPRKDLIVVSFKQEAVDRFHEIAPQIPLAPGIGGTADWLLGGQSPGPGVVAFQLPITYQFGGQLLDITTAANVAHAHRDGYAWHTWLSDDTESPATWTQLIDWCVDGVMTARPVEFHRLLAKHRRPAACATP; encoded by the coding sequence GTGCCCCGGGTCCTCGGTCTGCTCGTCGCCGTCGCCGTGCTCGCGCTGCCCGCGGGTGCGCAGGCGGCCTCCAACCGCTGGCTCGTCCCGCAGCCGCTGGACATCGCCCACCAGGGCGGCGAGGACGAGTTCCCGTCGAACACGATGTACGCCTTCAAGCGCTCGCTGAAGGCGGCCGCCGACATGCTCGAGCTCGACGTCGGTGTCACGTCCGACGACCAGGTCGTGGTCATGCACGACACGACGCTGGACCGCACGACGAACGGGACCGGGACGATCGCCTCGCACACGCTGGCGCAGATCCGGCGCCTGGACGGGGCCTACTGGTTCTCGCCGAGCACCGCGAACGCCTACCGCCATGACCGCCGCGCCGCCGCCTACCGCTGGCGCGGGGTGGCCACGGGCAAGCGGCGCCCGCCCAAGGGCTACAACGCCTCCGACTTCCGCGTCCCGACGCTGCGCGAGGTGCTGCGGGCGTTCCCACGCACGCCGATCAACATCGAGATCAAGGGCCGCACGAAGGACGAGGCGCTCGCCGAGTACCTCCAGAACGCCGGTGTGCTCGGGCGCCTGCTGAAGGGCAATCCGCGCAAGGACCTCATCGTCGTGTCGTTCAAGCAGGAGGCGGTGGACCGCTTCCACGAGATCGCCCCGCAGATCCCGCTGGCGCCGGGCATCGGCGGGACCGCCGACTGGCTGCTGGGCGGCCAGTCCCCCGGCCCCGGGGTCGTCGCCTTCCAGCTGCCGATCACCTACCAGTTCGGCGGCCAGCTCCTGGACATCACGACGGCGGCCAACGTCGCCCACGCCCACCGCGACGGCTACGCGTGGCACACCTGGCTCAGCGACGACACCGAGTCGCCGGCGACGTGGACGCAGCTCATCGACTGGTGCGTCGACGGCGTGATGACCGCGCGGCCGGTCGAGTTCCACCGCCTGCTGGCCAAGCACCGGCGACCGGCGGCCTGCGCCACGCCGTAG
- a CDS encoding fumarylacetoacetate hydrolase family protein has translation MRLATFLVPGSDAPQAGEVRGDAVVAFADAGTVLDRLASGDRAPAGGEEYALSAVTLLAPVPRPRAIFCVGLNYAAHAAETGSEPPPAPIIFMKLPSSATAPGGEVVVPVAAQRRLDYEGELVAVIGADGAVAGYAVADDLSARDLQGREPQWTRAKGFDNSCPYGPWITTADEVPDPHSLTLRTWVNGDLRQDSSTSDLIFDVPHIVEFLSQTCTLEPGDLILTGTPAGVGMGRKPPSYLQPGDVVRIEIEPLGAIEHRIA, from the coding sequence ATGAGGCTCGCAACGTTCCTGGTCCCCGGCTCCGACGCCCCGCAGGCCGGTGAGGTCCGCGGCGACGCCGTCGTCGCCTTCGCCGACGCCGGCACCGTCCTGGACCGGCTCGCCTCCGGCGACCGCGCCCCGGCCGGCGGCGAGGAGTACGCGCTCTCCGCCGTCACGCTGCTCGCGCCCGTCCCCCGCCCGCGGGCCATCTTCTGCGTCGGGCTCAACTACGCCGCCCACGCCGCGGAGACCGGCAGCGAGCCGCCGCCGGCCCCGATCATCTTCATGAAGCTGCCGTCCAGCGCGACGGCGCCCGGCGGCGAGGTCGTCGTGCCCGTGGCCGCACAACGGCGCCTGGACTACGAGGGCGAGCTCGTGGCAGTCATCGGCGCCGACGGCGCCGTGGCCGGCTACGCGGTCGCCGACGACCTCAGCGCCCGCGACCTCCAGGGCCGCGAGCCGCAGTGGACGCGGGCCAAGGGGTTCGACAACTCCTGCCCCTACGGCCCGTGGATCACGACCGCCGACGAGGTGCCCGACCCGCACTCCCTGACGCTGCGCACCTGGGTCAACGGCGACCTGCGCCAGGACTCCTCGACGTCGGACCTGATCTTCGACGTGCCGCACATCGTCGAGTTCCTCTCGCAGACCTGCACCCTGGAGCCCGGCGACCTCATCCTGACCGGTACGCCCGCCGGCGTCGGGATGGGCCGCAAGCCGCCGAGCTACCTGCAGCCCGGCGACGTCGTGCGCATCGAGATCGAGCCGCTCGGCGCGATCGAACACCGGATCGCCTGA
- a CDS encoding PilZ domain-containing protein, which yields MSVLRRGHHERVRVLVPRVATIEAVVTRVVSGAAELTPAGTPSVPLRFLHRRQATIVPLSGDDRVDGMLLAVPGPDGRVRDDLLHFLRAVVPLAPRRGAQRRDHARIDLVRPVAMVPDGFRVGWLDGFVRNVSAGGVLVAGADALEEGDRLRLRFELESEDDLLDVLARVVRADDDWGLRGLRLEGLSDAERERIVKFIFARQRHALAYLRSRTA from the coding sequence ATGAGTGTGCTGCGCAGGGGCCACCACGAGCGCGTGCGCGTGCTCGTCCCACGGGTCGCGACGATCGAGGCCGTGGTCACGCGCGTGGTGAGCGGGGCGGCCGAGCTGACCCCCGCGGGCACGCCCTCGGTCCCCCTGCGGTTCCTGCACCGCCGCCAGGCGACGATCGTCCCGCTGTCGGGCGACGACCGGGTGGACGGAATGCTGCTGGCGGTCCCGGGACCCGACGGTCGCGTGCGCGACGACCTCCTGCACTTCCTGCGCGCCGTCGTGCCGCTGGCGCCCCGCCGCGGCGCCCAGCGCCGCGACCATGCGCGCATCGATCTCGTGCGCCCCGTCGCGATGGTGCCCGACGGCTTCCGGGTCGGCTGGCTCGACGGCTTCGTCCGCAACGTGAGCGCGGGCGGCGTGCTCGTGGCAGGCGCCGACGCGCTGGAGGAGGGCGACCGCCTGCGGCTGCGCTTCGAGCTGGAGTCCGAGGACGACCTCCTCGACGTGCTGGCCCGCGTCGTCCGCGCCGACGACGACTGGGGCCTGCGCGGCCTGCGCCTCGAGGGCCTCAGCGACGCCGAGCGCGAGCGCATCGTGAAGTTCATCTTCGCGCGCCAGCGCCACGCGCTGGCCTACCTGCGCTCGCGCACCGCCTGA